A window of the Dyadobacter pollutisoli genome harbors these coding sequences:
- a CDS encoding DUF4998 domain-containing protein, which yields MSIRYRLAGCLFFFAAFVACTDWDDFKKYQAGGEIVYPGKGDTVLIASGRDRMQLLWVLSADPRVTKYKLYWNNRADSLEAPVPADVIGDTMKVMIEPLPEGSYNFEMFSMDALGNISVPLRFNGRTFGTNYEMGLLNRSIGATSYDDSLKILEVQWNEPDTVNVSTELKYIGIDSKTKSVMVGPAASASHVKDWKPGTILSYRSSFKPDRKAIDVFITTKYDTLSVNLK from the coding sequence ATGAGCATTAGATATAGACTGGCGGGGTGTTTGTTTTTTTTCGCCGCTTTCGTGGCCTGCACGGATTGGGACGATTTTAAAAAATACCAGGCAGGGGGGGAAATCGTTTATCCGGGAAAGGGGGATACGGTTTTGATCGCATCGGGAAGAGACCGTATGCAGCTGTTATGGGTACTGAGTGCCGACCCGCGTGTTACGAAATATAAATTGTACTGGAACAACAGGGCCGATTCCCTGGAAGCGCCTGTGCCTGCCGATGTGATCGGGGATACCATGAAAGTGATGATAGAGCCGCTTCCTGAGGGTTCCTATAACTTTGAAATGTTTTCTATGGACGCGCTGGGTAACATATCTGTTCCTTTACGGTTCAATGGCAGAACATTTGGGACAAATTATGAAATGGGGCTGCTTAACAGAAGTATTGGTGCCACCTCCTACGACGATAGTCTTAAAATACTGGAAGTACAGTGGAACGAGCCGGATACCGTCAACGTCAGCACGGAGCTGAAATACATCGGGATAGACTCAAAAACAAAGTCCGTTATGGTTGGCCCGGCAGCATCTGCCAGCCATGTGAAAGATTGGAAACCGGGGACAATTCTCAGCTACCGGTCATCATTCAAACCGGACCGAAAAGCAATCGACGTGTTTATCACTACAAAATACGATACGCTTTCGGTTAACCTGAAATAG
- a CDS encoding YbcC family protein, translated as MENNFFATELSTAPFNEQQTLHTLKHFLPAQAPLKDFIHHNTLHAFQDMKFEDALVRASKIFGYSVYLTLDEYRAIYSSGRISNAILEKSITERHGMSAVEDWREKMLNKPYDTYNYPRIGALRSNWKRQYHIDLDSLIHPILFRILCCYLDQGISLWKFPVSEKGFLASLREMEQNGFSSFFKSERAARLLMEEDCGITDLLKIVVGDPGLFKQYLFDQQFAHPGWSGMVSVIEDSPESLVYPRQISLRELIFFELLMEVDALDNQFKENWLPLSRGLVRKQPDLFAAVEQTELDQVLAIWQQAFEWTYYDQVLAGLKQQKEKPESIKTTSFQAFFCLDDREGSFRRYVEQLDPDCQTYGTPGFFGVEFYFQPHQSSLYTKQCPAPSNPKHLIKEVGYFGRQEKDLHFFKPTNSLFRGWIISQTLGFWAGFRLFLNVFSPWFRMATTTSFSEIDKTSWLSIENIPSFSKEYGLQVGYTVEEMANRVESLLISIGLIDDFASMIYVIGHGSSSVNNTHYAAYDCGACSGKPGAVNARVFAFMANHWGVRELLTSRGILIPDQTQFVAALHDTTRDDIIFFSEELLSLANLIKHRKYWNIFSQALDLNAKERSRRFELINTKESARKVHRKVRARSVSLFETRPELNHATNAICIIGHRNLSKGLFLDRRLFMNSYDYSQDPEGKFLYPILNAAAPVCGGINLEYYFSRMDNEKLGAGSKLPHNVMGLFGVANGIDGDLRPGLPSQMIEVHDPVRLLMVVEHFPEVVLKVIQQTDKLFEWFANGWIHLVVINPHSKQQSRLVNGQFMEYHPCDQSLETISDIAPLLESGQENFPVYLIS; from the coding sequence ATGGAAAATAACTTTTTTGCGACTGAGTTAAGCACAGCTCCTTTTAATGAACAGCAGACGCTTCACACGTTAAAGCACTTTTTGCCTGCCCAGGCACCGCTTAAAGACTTTATACATCACAATACTTTGCATGCCTTTCAGGATATGAAATTTGAGGACGCGCTTGTTCGTGCTTCAAAAATATTCGGGTATTCCGTCTACCTCACTTTGGACGAATATCGGGCCATATATAGTTCGGGGCGAATTAGTAATGCTATTCTTGAAAAGTCGATAACTGAAAGACATGGGATGTCGGCTGTAGAAGACTGGCGAGAAAAAATGCTGAACAAGCCCTATGATACTTACAACTATCCAAGGATCGGCGCACTGCGTTCAAACTGGAAGAGACAATATCACATTGACCTGGATTCACTTATACATCCAATTTTGTTTCGCATCCTGTGCTGTTACCTTGACCAGGGAATTTCGCTGTGGAAATTCCCTGTCTCTGAAAAAGGTTTTCTCGCATCCCTGCGTGAAATGGAGCAAAATGGGTTTTCAAGTTTTTTCAAAAGTGAGCGGGCTGCACGCCTGCTGATGGAGGAAGACTGTGGAATCACTGATTTGTTAAAAATAGTTGTTGGTGACCCAGGCCTGTTTAAACAATATCTTTTTGACCAGCAGTTTGCGCATCCGGGATGGTCAGGTATGGTGTCAGTAATAGAAGACAGCCCGGAAAGCCTGGTGTATCCAAGGCAGATATCACTTAGGGAGCTCATATTTTTTGAGCTTTTGATGGAAGTTGACGCCCTTGATAACCAGTTCAAAGAGAATTGGCTACCATTGAGTAGAGGTCTGGTAAGAAAGCAGCCTGACCTTTTTGCCGCAGTAGAGCAAACCGAACTGGATCAGGTACTGGCTATCTGGCAGCAAGCATTTGAATGGACATATTATGATCAGGTACTTGCAGGGTTGAAGCAGCAAAAAGAAAAACCAGAAAGCATAAAAACCACATCATTCCAGGCCTTTTTTTGCCTGGACGACCGGGAAGGTTCATTCCGGCGTTATGTAGAGCAACTCGATCCGGATTGCCAGACCTATGGTACCCCTGGCTTTTTTGGCGTTGAATTCTATTTTCAGCCCCATCAAAGTTCACTCTACACCAAACAGTGTCCTGCGCCGAGCAATCCCAAACATTTGATTAAAGAGGTAGGGTATTTTGGACGGCAAGAAAAAGATTTGCATTTTTTTAAGCCTACTAATTCTTTGTTCCGCGGTTGGATTATATCTCAAACACTGGGGTTTTGGGCGGGTTTTCGATTGTTCCTAAATGTATTCAGCCCCTGGTTCAGGATGGCAACGACTACTTCGTTTAGCGAAATAGACAAGACTTCCTGGCTCAGTATCGAAAATATCCCGTCTTTTTCAAAAGAATATGGCTTGCAGGTCGGCTACACGGTCGAAGAGATGGCCAATCGGGTAGAAAGCCTTTTGATAAGCATTGGCCTGATAGATGACTTCGCCTCCATGATCTATGTTATAGGCCATGGTTCGAGCAGTGTTAACAACACGCACTATGCTGCCTATGATTGCGGGGCCTGCTCAGGTAAGCCGGGAGCCGTTAATGCCAGGGTCTTCGCTTTTATGGCCAATCATTGGGGAGTACGTGAATTATTAACATCGAGGGGCATCCTCATTCCGGATCAAACCCAGTTTGTGGCCGCCCTTCACGATACCACCAGGGACGATATTATTTTTTTTAGTGAAGAGTTGCTCTCATTGGCCAACCTGATTAAGCATCGGAAGTACTGGAATATTTTCAGCCAAGCACTCGACCTAAACGCAAAAGAACGGTCACGCCGGTTTGAGCTTATTAATACGAAGGAAAGTGCCCGAAAAGTCCACCGTAAGGTCCGTGCAAGATCTGTGTCGCTATTCGAGACACGTCCTGAGTTAAACCACGCTACAAATGCAATCTGCATTATCGGGCATAGAAACTTGTCAAAGGGTTTATTTCTGGACAGGCGTCTGTTTATGAATTCTTATGATTACAGTCAGGATCCGGAGGGGAAATTTTTGTACCCCATCCTAAATGCTGCTGCGCCGGTTTGCGGGGGGATCAACCTGGAATATTATTTCTCGAGAATGGACAACGAGAAGCTCGGGGCCGGCAGTAAACTCCCACACAATGTAATGGGGCTTTTCGGGGTCGCTAATGGCATTGATGGTGATTTACGACCGGGACTACCCAGTCAAATGATTGAGGTCCATGACCCTGTCCGTCTATTGATGGTCGTTGAACATTTCCCGGAGGTGGTTTTAAAAGTAATTCAGCAAACCGACAAACTGTTTGAATGGTTTGCAAATGGCTGGATCCATTTGGTTGTAATAAACCCACATTCAAAGCAACAATCGCGGTTGGTTAACGGACAGTTTATGGAATATCACCCTTGTGATCAGAGCCTTGAAACAATTTCTGATATCGCCCCGCTTTTGGAATCTGGCCAGGAAAACTTTCCAGTCTATCTTATTTCTTAA
- a CDS encoding ArsR/SmtB family transcription factor, with translation MNSPLHLYKAEFFKTLGHPLRLAILDSLRDGPLSVTELQAMVQVDQSILSQHLAKLRSFKFVTARREKTTIFYHVHDTDVYIFLDLAKGIYSRQLQLSQDILNQLNITEPA, from the coding sequence ATGAATAGTCCTTTGCATCTCTATAAAGCTGAATTTTTTAAGACGCTGGGGCATCCGCTTCGGCTGGCCATCCTTGATTCCCTGCGGGACGGACCTTTATCAGTGACAGAATTACAAGCAATGGTTCAAGTTGACCAATCGATCCTTTCACAGCATCTGGCCAAATTAAGGTCGTTTAAGTTTGTGACGGCCAGAAGAGAGAAGACAACAATATTTTATCATGTACACGATACGGATGTGTATATCTTTTTAGACCTGGCAAAAGGCATTTATAGCAGGCAACTGCAGCTCTCGCAAGACATATTAAACCAGCTTAATATCACTGAACCTGCCTGA
- a CDS encoding RagB/SusD family nutrient uptake outer membrane protein, which produces MKLVYAKYYVPALLLILLAGCKKYLDIVPDNVATIDNAFKMRVDAEKYLFTCYNNLPLFGAEAADPGFLTGDEFATVYPPQGDINTAFYRIARGEQNIVAPIGNYWDYKFFQAIRECNIFLENVDKVRDLNVLEKKRWVAEVKFLKAYYHYYLLRMYGPIPIIKTNLPISASIEEVKVSRQHVDSVFNYTVSLIDEAIVDLPDVLPIEFAELGRITKSIAMSVKAEVLVTAASPLYNGNPNYANFKNKNGDALFSTSASPEKWQKAKDACKAAVDACTANGNKLYEFVPRSVSTRVSDSTQRLMSIRAAVTDKWNSELIWGASNSTGGGSRGFQSLSQARLSPFTGTIPNESIGSMLAPPIHIAEMFYSNNGVPIEEDKNYPYARRFTALRQAVASERYYIKEGYTTVQLNFDREPRFYADLGFDGGIWFGQGKNDDNNTWVLEGKLGQTGGRQGASLYSVTGYWPKKLANYNNAINDPAQQYSVENYPFPIMRLADLYLLYAEALNETTGPDAEVYRWLDMVRKRAGLKGVVESWTKYSSRPSKVATKEGLREIIQRERLIELVFESKRFWDLRRWKVAENYLQRSINGWDITQREAVNYYRVRPIFSSSFSLKDYFWPISENSLIVNPNLVQNPGW; this is translated from the coding sequence ATGAAACTAGTATACGCAAAATATTACGTGCCGGCATTATTGCTGATCCTTCTGGCAGGCTGCAAAAAATACCTGGATATTGTTCCGGACAATGTAGCTACCATCGACAATGCGTTCAAGATGAGGGTAGATGCAGAAAAGTATCTTTTCACCTGCTATAACAATTTACCCCTTTTTGGTGCGGAAGCTGCCGATCCGGGCTTTCTGACCGGTGATGAATTCGCCACTGTTTATCCGCCGCAAGGTGACATCAATACTGCTTTTTACCGCATAGCCCGGGGTGAACAGAATATTGTGGCGCCGATTGGCAATTACTGGGACTATAAATTCTTTCAGGCCATCAGGGAATGCAATATTTTCCTGGAAAATGTGGACAAGGTCAGGGATCTGAATGTTCTGGAAAAGAAGCGCTGGGTGGCAGAAGTGAAGTTTCTGAAAGCCTACTACCATTATTACCTGCTGCGCATGTACGGGCCTATTCCCATCATTAAAACAAACCTGCCCATTTCGGCTTCCATTGAAGAGGTGAAAGTCTCCCGCCAGCACGTGGATTCGGTCTTCAATTATACGGTAAGCCTAATAGATGAGGCCATTGTGGATTTGCCGGATGTGCTCCCTATTGAGTTTGCCGAACTCGGCAGGATCACGAAGAGTATCGCGATGTCTGTCAAAGCCGAGGTGCTGGTGACCGCTGCCAGTCCGCTCTATAATGGCAACCCGAACTATGCAAACTTCAAAAACAAGAATGGAGATGCCCTTTTCAGTACCAGCGCCAGTCCCGAGAAATGGCAAAAAGCCAAAGATGCCTGTAAAGCGGCGGTCGATGCCTGTACTGCCAATGGCAATAAATTATATGAATTTGTACCCAGGTCGGTGTCCACAAGGGTTTCGGATTCAACACAACGTTTAATGAGTATCCGCGCCGCGGTGACCGACAAATGGAACTCAGAGTTAATCTGGGGCGCATCCAATTCTACCGGAGGCGGCAGCCGGGGATTTCAGTCCTTGTCCCAGGCCAGGCTCAGTCCCTTCACCGGTACTATTCCTAATGAGAGCATTGGTTCCATGTTGGCCCCGCCTATTCACATTGCCGAAATGTTTTACAGCAACAACGGCGTACCTATCGAAGAGGATAAAAATTACCCTTATGCCAGACGTTTTACGGCTTTACGACAGGCCGTTGCGAGCGAACGTTACTATATCAAAGAGGGCTACACCACTGTACAACTCAATTTCGACAGGGAGCCGCGCTTTTACGCAGATCTGGGTTTTGATGGGGGAATCTGGTTTGGTCAGGGGAAAAATGATGATAATAATACCTGGGTACTCGAAGGAAAACTGGGGCAGACCGGCGGAAGGCAGGGTGCATCGCTGTACTCCGTGACCGGATACTGGCCCAAAAAACTGGCCAACTACAACAATGCCATTAACGATCCGGCACAGCAGTACAGTGTGGAGAATTATCCATTTCCAATCATGAGACTGGCCGACCTGTATTTGTTGTATGCCGAAGCATTGAACGAAACCACCGGACCAGATGCGGAGGTGTACCGCTGGCTGGACATGGTCAGGAAACGGGCAGGGTTGAAAGGAGTCGTCGAATCGTGGACCAAGTATTCCAGCAGGCCATCCAAGGTTGCAACCAAAGAAGGGCTCAGGGAAATTATTCAGCGCGAAAGGCTCATCGAGCTGGTTTTTGAAAGCAAGCGTTTCTGGGACCTGAGAAGATGGAAGGTGGCCGAAAATTATCTCCAGCGGTCTATCAATGGTTGGGATATCACCCAACGGGAAGCCGTCAACTATTACAGGGTGAGGCCCATATTTAGCAGTAGTTTCAGTTTAAAGGATTACTTCTGGCCCATTTCAGAAAACTCTTTGATCGTTAATCCCAATTTGGTCCAAAATCCTGGCTGGTAA
- a CDS encoding proton-conducting transporter transmembrane domain-containing protein — protein MQAYLQWFLWLPLSGFITSLFIPPKKERLISSIAFFTIGLHLLGTLVFTAVWGLSGFPTLSLKDAVLFGSVGYEYYLDFVFDKITAVYLLTGSFLSLLVVKYSRYYLHREEGFKRFFCTVLFFYFGYNTTIFSGNFETLFMGWEILGMSSFLLIAFYRKRYLPVKNAVKVFSVYRMGDVGILLAMWMSHHLWQENITFVKIANYELVHAQLQAHGLTGIFISLMILLAAAVKSAQLPFSSWLPRAMEGPTPSTAIFYGSLSVHMGVFLLLRTFPFWGHQFSIRVLIGLLGLTTSLITTGIARVQSSVKSQIAYASISQIGIIFMEAAAGFENLALLHFAGNAILRTYQLLVSPSVVSYLIREQFYLRETGNPFFQKLVPKKIVTAFYMLCMKEWKLDSLMYDLLWNPIKFLGQKLNFITVNRVIAFFTPMYLLGLLLTYNPNHIPATLRPYLPVTISLIGLIMVFKAFSERKNVKLSWILVIMNHLWVALAISFNEDFPFGQIHIYLSGIIVAGISGYLCLRKLRKTEKHVGLSQFHGYIQKHPGIAATFFLSCLGMAGFPVTPTFIGEDLIFTHIHENQAILAFFVSTGFVLNGLTVVRIYARVFLGPNVKSQYELTYRSS, from the coding sequence ATGCAAGCATATCTTCAATGGTTCCTTTGGCTCCCACTATCAGGTTTTATTACAAGCCTGTTCATACCTCCAAAAAAAGAAAGGCTTATATCGTCTATTGCCTTTTTTACTATTGGGCTACATCTTTTGGGTACATTGGTTTTTACTGCCGTGTGGGGATTGTCAGGTTTTCCAACACTGAGCCTGAAAGATGCAGTGCTTTTCGGATCTGTTGGCTATGAATATTATCTGGATTTTGTATTTGATAAGATAACAGCCGTATATCTTTTGACCGGATCGTTCCTGTCATTACTGGTAGTCAAGTACAGCAGGTACTACCTGCATCGGGAGGAAGGTTTTAAGCGATTCTTTTGCACGGTCCTGTTCTTCTATTTTGGCTATAACACCACCATATTTTCAGGAAACTTCGAGACGCTTTTCATGGGTTGGGAAATCTTGGGCATGTCTTCTTTCCTTTTAATCGCATTTTACAGAAAACGGTACTTACCTGTGAAAAATGCAGTCAAGGTGTTCTCGGTCTACCGAATGGGTGACGTAGGCATCTTGCTGGCGATGTGGATGAGCCACCACTTGTGGCAGGAGAATATCACTTTTGTGAAAATCGCTAATTACGAGCTGGTGCACGCTCAGCTGCAGGCACACGGCCTGACCGGTATTTTTATTTCCCTGATGATTTTGCTTGCCGCTGCCGTCAAGTCGGCACAACTGCCATTCTCCTCCTGGCTACCCAGGGCTATGGAAGGCCCAACGCCGTCTACTGCCATTTTTTATGGCTCCTTGTCTGTCCACATGGGTGTTTTTCTATTACTAAGAACGTTCCCGTTTTGGGGGCACCAGTTTTCTATACGGGTTCTCATTGGATTGTTGGGATTGACAACAAGTTTGATCACTACCGGGATTGCCAGAGTACAGTCGTCGGTAAAAAGCCAGATCGCATATGCTTCCATTTCACAAATCGGGATCATTTTTATGGAGGCGGCGGCTGGTTTTGAAAACCTTGCATTACTGCACTTTGCAGGTAATGCAATCCTGAGGACTTATCAACTTCTGGTCTCGCCCTCTGTGGTAAGCTACCTGATTCGTGAGCAGTTTTATCTTCGGGAAACAGGCAATCCCTTTTTTCAAAAACTGGTGCCAAAGAAAATTGTAACAGCCTTTTATATGCTATGCATGAAAGAATGGAAACTGGATTCACTCATGTACGACTTACTTTGGAACCCAATTAAATTCCTGGGACAAAAACTAAATTTTATCACAGTGAACCGGGTCATTGCTTTTTTCACCCCTATGTATTTGCTGGGGTTGCTGTTGACCTACAATCCCAATCATATTCCGGCCACACTTCGGCCATATCTGCCCGTAACAATATCTCTGATAGGCCTGATCATGGTATTTAAAGCTTTTTCGGAACGAAAAAATGTAAAATTAAGCTGGATCCTGGTGATCATGAATCACTTGTGGGTGGCCCTTGCGATATCATTTAATGAAGACTTTCCGTTTGGCCAAATCCATATTTATTTAAGCGGGATCATAGTTGCCGGAATTTCGGGGTATTTATGCCTTCGAAAGTTAAGAAAAACGGAAAAGCATGTGGGTTTGAGCCAGTTTCACGGCTACATTCAAAAGCATCCCGGTATTGCCGCCACATTTTTTCTTTCATGTCTGGGAATGGCCGGTTTCCCGGTCACGCCCACCTTTATTGGGGAAGACCTGATCTTTACACATATCCATGAAAATCAGGCTATCCTCGCATTTTTTGTTTCAACAGGTTTTGTGCTAAACGGCTTGACGGTTGTCAGGATCTATGCACGTGTTTTTCTTGGCCCTAATGTAAAATCACAGTATGAATTGACCTACAGATCATCATAA
- a CDS encoding DUF5000 domain-containing lipoprotein, with amino-acid sequence MKKIKIIFTLLWLVGLTTLFSCADMDDIRKPLGTDAEKPGVVSNISVVNFPGGATITYSLPKDEDLEYVLASYAIDKGSAKLSEAKASHFTNKITVEGFSDAGDFEVTLYAIDRSSNKSEPVIVKVAPQSPPLRTVYKSLQLGVDFGGLNVVFNNPTEAKLAIVVITKDNNGDFIPVETLYTQVKSGSFAARGFDTLSRTFGVYIRDRWNNYSDTTFKEVAPLFEKELDKTRFQEYRLPTDEESGYGWNMPYIWDEKHTEPGFHTIPLSDREMPIHFTFDLGVTAKLSRFKLWQREGDWFYKHGNPRKWAMYGSEKAPNADGSFTGWTKLMDCESVKPSGSPYGVNTGDDIAYMSAGEEFVFPLSAPRVRYIRMQIFQNWSDTKFVHFTEISFWGDTK; translated from the coding sequence ATGAAAAAGATAAAAATAATATTTACCCTTTTGTGGTTGGTAGGGCTTACGACATTGTTTTCCTGTGCGGACATGGATGATATCCGCAAGCCTTTGGGAACGGATGCCGAAAAGCCGGGCGTAGTGAGCAATATTTCGGTCGTCAATTTTCCGGGAGGCGCTACCATTACCTATTCGCTGCCGAAAGACGAGGACCTGGAATATGTATTGGCGAGTTATGCGATCGACAAGGGCAGCGCGAAATTGAGTGAGGCCAAGGCTTCTCATTTTACCAATAAAATTACGGTTGAAGGATTTTCCGATGCCGGGGATTTCGAGGTTACATTATATGCCATAGACCGCAGCTCCAACAAGTCGGAACCGGTAATCGTGAAAGTCGCTCCGCAGTCGCCCCCCTTGCGGACTGTTTATAAATCATTGCAATTGGGTGTCGATTTTGGCGGGCTCAATGTCGTTTTCAACAATCCTACGGAGGCAAAACTGGCTATCGTGGTCATTACAAAAGACAACAATGGCGACTTTATCCCGGTGGAAACCCTTTACACCCAGGTCAAAAGCGGTTCGTTTGCGGCCCGGGGCTTCGATACGCTGAGCAGGACTTTCGGCGTATACATCCGTGACCGTTGGAACAATTATTCCGATACAACATTTAAGGAGGTGGCGCCACTGTTTGAAAAGGAACTGGACAAGACCAGGTTCCAGGAATACCGGCTGCCAACCGACGAAGAGAGCGGATATGGGTGGAATATGCCTTACATCTGGGATGAAAAACACACTGAGCCGGGTTTCCATACGATTCCGCTTTCTGATAGGGAAATGCCTATTCATTTCACATTTGACCTGGGCGTGACTGCCAAGCTGAGCCGCTTTAAACTCTGGCAAAGAGAGGGTGACTGGTTTTATAAACATGGCAATCCGCGCAAGTGGGCTATGTATGGAAGCGAAAAAGCACCGAATGCGGACGGCAGTTTTACCGGCTGGACCAAGCTTATGGACTGTGAGTCAGTCAAACCTTCCGGCAGTCCTTATGGGGTCAATACGGGTGACGATATCGCCTATATGTCAGCTGGGGAAGAGTTTGTTTTTCCGCTTTCCGCGCCAAGGGTACGCTATATCCGGATGCAGATTTTCCAGAACTGGTCGGATACCAAGTTTGTCCATTTTACAGAAATTTCCTTTTGGGGGGACACTAAATAA